CGAGGTCAACAGCCAGTACCAGCAGCAATACGGCCCGGGCGACTACGTGCCCAACGTCTTCATCCAGTACTGGGCGATGCGCGTCATGGCCTACCTCGCCGTACTCGCCCTCCTCCTCGGCGTGTGGGGCCTGTGGCTGCTGCGGCGCAAACGACTCGCTCACTCCCCCTGGTTCCTCAACGCAGCGGTATGGGCCGTGCCGATGCCGTTCCTCATCAACACCGCCGGCTGGCTCCTCACCGAGAACGGACGCCAGCCCTGGATCGTGCAGGGCCTCCAGCTGACGAAGGACGGCGTCTCCTCCTCCGTCAGCACCGCCGAGGTGGCCATCAGCATCGTGGCCTTCTTCCTCCTCTACGCCGCACTGACCGTGGTGGCCGCCGTGCTGATGACACGCCACGCACGCAAGGGCGGCGACCCGACGGAGCAGGACGACCAGCCCGCCCCCGAGATGACCTACTGAGGTCCCCAGCCGCCGGAAGGCCCGCGATGGAATTCACCACCCTCTGGTTCATCCTCATCGCCGTTCTGTGGGCCGGCTTCTTCGTCCTGGAGGGCTTCGACCTGGGTGTCGGCATGCTCCACGGACTGCTCTCCCGCGACGAAGCCGGCCGACGGGCCGTACTCCACACCATCGGACCGGTATGGGACGGCAACGAGGTCTGGCTGGTCACGGCGGGCGCCGCGATGTTCGCCGCCTTCCCGGGCTGGTACGCCACCCTCTTCTCCGGCTTCTACCTCGCCCTCGTCCTCCTGCTGGCCGGACTCATCGTCCGTGGGATCGCCATCGAGTACCGCGACCGCGTCGACGGCGCGGGGTGGCGGCGGACCTGGACCGTCCTGCTGACCGCCGGCAGCCTGACCGTCCCACTGGTCCTCGGCATCGCCCTCGGAGGCCTGCTGCACGGCGTACCCATCGGCGGCGACCAGGAGTACGCGGGCACCTTCGCGGACCTGTTCACCGGCTACGGCGTCTTCACCGGCATCACCCTGACCGT
Above is a genomic segment from Streptomyces sp. NBC_01233 containing:
- the cydB gene encoding cytochrome d ubiquinol oxidase subunit II, whose product is MEFTTLWFILIAVLWAGFFVLEGFDLGVGMLHGLLSRDEAGRRAVLHTIGPVWDGNEVWLVTAGAAMFAAFPGWYATLFSGFYLALVLLLAGLIVRGIAIEYRDRVDGAGWRRTWTVLLTAGSLTVPLVLGIALGGLLHGVPIGGDQEYAGTFADLFTGYGVFTGITLTVLCVLHGATFLALKTSGEIRERAHRLARRTVLPVGLVVLAFVFWTRSLADRGILVNLVELAAVLAVAAAAWAISSSHDGWAFGATTLAMAATVASLFTELYPGVMVSSTDSAFDLTVHNTASGPYALKVMTVVALVLLPVVLVYQGWTYHVFRQRISADR